The Gillisia sp. Hel_I_86 genome has a segment encoding these proteins:
- a CDS encoding ATP-grasp domain-containing protein: MTEKKKIAILFQAQKPPIQGGIQKPMKPGGYSDSGADIAFSLKNINLAIITPVENPNLKNDYDWVFPDTENGIQSALDKGATIFWLNTILYKNHPIETFFDGKIEIVGQCPKDVDLFDDKWRTNQLLKEQNLPIPRAKIFSKKNLKNNKFDFPFPIVTKPIRGRGSQGVYVAQNQKELFQLINELIDSNKYGKEVYIEEYLSGQEITITVMPPGKYIFHNKEKRIHSYWSLPAIKRFNHHNGIAPYNGTVAVIENSSILNDAELQQDEIKIISKHCEKAAKIIKAKAPIRIDCRANDQGDYFIFDLNMKPNMTGSSRPHRKDQDSLSSLAARKIGWNYEDLLINILEQKWTAPAANIV; the protein is encoded by the coding sequence TTGACAGAAAAGAAGAAAATTGCAATTTTGTTTCAAGCACAGAAACCACCAATTCAAGGGGGAATTCAAAAACCAATGAAACCAGGTGGATATTCTGATAGCGGAGCTGACATTGCTTTTTCTTTAAAAAATATAAATCTTGCCATAATAACTCCTGTTGAAAATCCTAATTTAAAAAATGACTATGATTGGGTTTTTCCAGACACGGAAAATGGTATCCAATCAGCTTTAGATAAAGGCGCAACTATATTTTGGTTAAATACCATTTTATATAAAAATCATCCAATAGAAACTTTTTTTGATGGAAAAATAGAAATAGTAGGCCAATGTCCAAAAGATGTAGATTTATTCGATGATAAATGGAGAACAAATCAATTATTAAAAGAACAAAATTTACCCATTCCTAGAGCAAAGATTTTTTCAAAAAAGAACTTAAAGAATAATAAATTTGATTTTCCTTTTCCAATTGTAACAAAACCTATTAGAGGTCGAGGCAGTCAAGGCGTATATGTTGCCCAAAATCAAAAAGAATTATTTCAACTAATAAACGAGTTAATCGATTCAAATAAATATGGTAAGGAAGTCTATATAGAAGAATATTTGTCCGGACAAGAAATTACAATAACCGTGATGCCTCCGGGAAAATATATTTTTCATAACAAGGAAAAAAGAATTCATTCTTATTGGAGTTTGCCAGCTATAAAAAGATTTAATCACCATAATGGAATTGCTCCATATAATGGAACTGTTGCAGTAATTGAGAATAGTTCAATTTTAAATGATGCTGAATTACAACAAGATGAAATTAAAATAATATCAAAACATTGTGAAAAGGCTGCAAAAATCATAAAAGCAAAAGCCCCGATTAGGATAGATTGCAGAGCAAATGACCAAGGTGACTACTTCATTTTTGATTTAAATATGAAACCTAATATGACTGGATCTTCAAGACCACATAGAAAAGATCAAGATAGTTTATCTTCCTTAGCCGCGAGAAAAATTGGTTGGAATTACGAGGACTTATTGATAAATATATTAGAACAAAAATGGACTGCGCCAGCTGCCAACATCGTTTAA
- a CDS encoding IS1182 family transposase encodes MRFIEGKNRKQSSLFPVSLEDAINQENEVRAVDIFVDSLDLEDMGFRVNFPEGGRPAYHPGVLLKLFIYGYLNRLRSSRNLERECKRNIELMWLLGQLSPDHNTIANFRKDNPEAIKKVFRATVALAKHFNLIGGKLIAGDGTKLRAQNSKKNNFNKKKIDRHLRYIDNKLQEYNQALEQADGTVEKENIHEQMDTQNKRKDTYHKLEQELDQTQEDQISTSDNESRHMVLRGNITEVVYNVQSTVDAKHCIPIDYEVTNNNDKKAMGAMIRRAKSIIGNNDFTALFDKGYHTGSELEIAQGLGIKTLVAIPAPGSNAPDPLYNVKNFTYDTGNDHYICPQGNFLKTNGTFYVNHRGKSNESRFKQYKTRACKGCPVRELCTTAKNGRLLARNLYTPVYEENKRNMEADPELYRRRQAIVEHPFGTMKRQWGFDHILSKKGKKRASADVGFIFIAYNLRRILNLIGKKAWKELLNTLCACFYTFIRAYKVILKLIPIFNFNISDSRFIPQHTIKSLILVTNR; translated from the coding sequence ATGAGATTTATAGAAGGAAAAAATCGCAAACAATCCTCGTTGTTCCCTGTGTCCCTAGAGGACGCCATTAATCAGGAAAACGAGGTCAGGGCCGTAGATATCTTTGTAGATAGCTTGGATTTAGAAGACATGGGGTTTCGAGTAAATTTCCCAGAAGGAGGTCGTCCTGCTTACCACCCAGGTGTGTTGCTCAAGTTATTTATCTATGGATATTTGAACCGACTGCGTTCCTCCCGAAATTTGGAGCGCGAATGCAAACGAAATATCGAATTGATGTGGCTCCTTGGGCAACTCTCCCCAGACCATAACACCATTGCCAACTTTAGAAAGGACAATCCTGAGGCTATAAAGAAAGTTTTTCGTGCCACAGTAGCACTGGCCAAACACTTCAATCTCATTGGAGGGAAACTTATTGCAGGGGATGGCACCAAGCTAAGAGCCCAGAACAGCAAAAAGAACAACTTCAATAAAAAGAAGATCGACCGTCACCTTCGATATATCGATAACAAGCTTCAGGAATATAACCAAGCGCTAGAACAAGCCGATGGTACTGTAGAAAAAGAAAATATCCATGAGCAGATGGATACCCAGAACAAGCGCAAGGATACGTATCATAAACTCGAGCAGGAATTGGATCAAACCCAAGAAGACCAGATCTCAACCTCGGACAACGAGAGCAGACATATGGTCTTGAGGGGCAACATTACAGAGGTAGTCTATAATGTCCAGTCCACCGTAGATGCCAAGCACTGCATCCCCATTGATTATGAAGTCACCAACAATAATGATAAAAAAGCGATGGGAGCCATGATCAGAAGAGCAAAATCCATTATAGGGAACAATGATTTCACCGCTCTTTTTGACAAAGGATATCATACTGGATCTGAATTGGAAATTGCCCAGGGTTTAGGGATCAAAACCCTGGTTGCTATTCCTGCCCCCGGTTCCAATGCACCGGATCCCCTGTACAATGTTAAAAATTTTACCTACGATACGGGGAACGATCACTACATATGTCCCCAAGGTAATTTTCTGAAAACCAACGGCACCTTTTACGTCAACCACCGAGGGAAATCAAACGAGTCAAGGTTCAAACAGTATAAAACAAGAGCTTGTAAGGGATGCCCGGTGCGGGAGTTATGCACCACGGCCAAAAACGGGAGGCTCCTGGCTAGGAACCTATACACTCCTGTTTATGAAGAAAACAAAAGAAATATGGAAGCTGATCCTGAATTGTACAGACGCAGGCAGGCTATTGTAGAACATCCCTTTGGAACCATGAAAAGGCAATGGGGATTTGATCATATCCTTTCTAAAAAAGGCAAGAAAAGGGCTTCTGCAGATGTTGGGTTTATTTTCATTGCCTACAATCTCAGACGAATTTTGAACTTGATTGGCAAAAAGGCATGGAAGGAGTTATTGAACACCTTATGTGCTTGTTTTTATACCTTTATAAGAGCGTATAAAGTCATATTAAAGCTAATACCCATCTTTAATTTCAACATCTCTGATTCGCGTTTTATTCCTCAGCATACCATAAAAAGCCTTATTTTAGTCACAAATCGGTAA
- a CDS encoding IS1182 family transposase: MKFIIPKDRKQASLFPVSLDEAIDQENEVRAIDVFVDGLDLEKMGFKVHFPEGGRPAYHPATLLKLFLYGYMNRLRSSRILERECKRNMEMMWLLGQLAPDHNTIANFRKNNPKAIKHVFRATVELAMNFKLIGGRIIAGDSTKLRAQNSKKNNFNEKKIKRHLEYIDNKLDQYNQDLAKADGETEKQEVQKEIRKHAQRRENYTKLKKQLEQTGEEQISTSDGESRHMVLRGNITEVAYNVQSTVDGLHCIPIDYQVTNRNDSKAMGDMIRRSKAILRNNTFTALFDKGYHTGSELETAQKLGIKTMVAIPAPASTAPHPDYNLQNFIYDQQQDQYTCPQGHALKTNGNFYTNHQGKPNQSKFKQYKTKACKGCPVRDLCTRAKNGRLLARNVFAPFYEENRKNMEQEKELYRRRQAIVEHPFGTMKRQWGFDHILTKKGKKRASADVGFIFIAYNLKRIINLIGHKALQEGSNTLFDKILGLIARFYRFLRTSFLFQYNAKFCWHHAIQP; encoded by the coding sequence ATGAAATTCATTATACCCAAAGACCGTAAACAAGCCAGCCTGTTCCCAGTTTCCCTGGATGAAGCCATTGACCAAGAAAACGAAGTCCGAGCCATTGATGTGTTCGTTGATGGCCTCGATCTTGAAAAGATGGGCTTCAAGGTACATTTCCCCGAAGGCGGAAGGCCGGCCTATCATCCAGCAACGCTCCTGAAATTGTTCCTATATGGATATATGAACCGCCTGCGTTCTTCCAGGATCCTCGAGCGCGAGTGCAAACGAAATATGGAGATGATGTGGCTCCTTGGCCAACTTGCCCCCGACCACAACACCATTGCCAATTTCAGAAAAAACAACCCCAAGGCCATCAAACACGTGTTCCGCGCCACGGTGGAACTGGCCATGAACTTCAAACTGATCGGCGGTAGGATCATTGCCGGGGACAGTACCAAACTGCGTGCACAGAACAGTAAAAAGAACAATTTCAACGAAAAGAAGATAAAACGCCACCTGGAATATATCGACAACAAACTCGATCAGTACAACCAGGACCTGGCAAAGGCCGATGGGGAGACTGAAAAACAAGAGGTCCAAAAAGAAATACGAAAGCATGCCCAGCGAAGGGAAAATTATACAAAGCTCAAAAAACAACTGGAGCAGACCGGGGAAGAACAAATTTCAACTTCCGATGGGGAAAGCCGCCATATGGTCCTGCGGGGGAACATTACCGAGGTGGCCTATAACGTACAGTCCACTGTGGACGGCCTGCACTGCATCCCTATTGATTACCAGGTCACCAACCGAAATGACTCCAAGGCCATGGGCGATATGATAAGAAGGTCCAAGGCCATACTCAGGAACAATACCTTTACAGCACTCTTTGACAAAGGCTACCACACAGGATCGGAACTCGAAACCGCTCAAAAGCTCGGTATCAAAACAATGGTGGCCATTCCCGCGCCCGCATCCACGGCACCACACCCGGATTACAACCTACAGAATTTCATTTACGACCAACAACAGGACCAGTATACCTGCCCACAGGGACACGCCCTGAAGACCAACGGCAACTTTTATACAAACCATCAAGGCAAGCCCAACCAAAGTAAGTTCAAACAATACAAAACAAAGGCCTGTAAGGGGTGCCCCGTGCGAGACCTGTGCACCAGGGCAAAAAATGGAAGGCTCCTTGCCCGGAATGTCTTTGCGCCATTCTACGAGGAGAACCGAAAAAACATGGAACAAGAAAAAGAACTCTACCGCCGCAGGCAGGCCATTGTGGAACACCCATTTGGAACCATGAAAAGGCAATGGGGGTTTGACCATATCCTTACCAAAAAAGGAAAGAAAAGGGCCTCTGCAGATGTAGGCTTCATCTTTATTGCCTACAACCTCAAAAGGATCATTAACCTGATAGGCCATAAAGCCCTACAAGAAGGTAGCAATACCTTGTTTGATAAAATTTTGGGCTTAATAGCGCGATTTTACCGCTTTTTAAGAACTAGTTTCCTTTTCCAATATAACGCAAAGTTTTGCTGGCACCATGCCATACAGCCTTAA
- a CDS encoding IS110 family transposase produces MQTQSTQFDFTGQKIYVGIDTHLKSWNVTVMMDPYYQKTFSQNANAQTLFNHLHENYPGGSYFSAYEAGFAGFMPHYRLMGLGIESIVVNPADIPTTGKEKVQKNDSRDSKKIARSLKNGELTPIYVPSLQTLADRSLVRLRKTIARDLAKTKTQIKSFLHCNGIDIPDDLSKENWTRKFIKWLIEIEIGPFRETLEGHLAKYHYFYAQKLAINRKVKMLSATPQYKDNMELLQSIPGVGYITAITFLTEIENIKRFKSLDRLCSFIGLVPSTNSSGENERIGEITPRGHRILRDILVEASWKAIGKDPALGATYSKLGHRMKPNKAIIRITKKILSRMRFVLNNQTRYELGYK; encoded by the coding sequence ATGCAGACACAAAGTACACAATTCGACTTCACCGGCCAAAAAATTTATGTAGGCATCGACACGCACCTTAAGAGCTGGAATGTAACGGTTATGATGGATCCTTATTACCAGAAAACCTTTTCACAGAATGCCAATGCCCAGACCCTCTTCAACCATCTACATGAGAATTATCCCGGAGGTAGTTACTTTAGTGCTTATGAAGCTGGCTTTGCGGGTTTTATGCCTCATTACCGTTTAATGGGCCTGGGTATTGAATCTATTGTGGTGAACCCTGCAGATATTCCCACGACCGGAAAAGAAAAGGTTCAAAAGAATGATTCGAGGGATAGTAAAAAAATCGCCCGTTCGCTAAAGAACGGTGAATTGACCCCAATTTATGTTCCCTCGCTCCAGACCCTGGCGGATAGGAGCCTTGTTCGCTTGAGAAAAACGATTGCCAGGGACCTGGCAAAAACAAAGACGCAGATCAAATCTTTCCTTCATTGCAACGGGATCGATATCCCAGATGATTTGAGCAAAGAAAACTGGACCAGGAAATTCATCAAATGGCTTATAGAAATAGAGATCGGACCCTTCAGGGAAACCCTGGAGGGTCATTTAGCTAAGTACCATTATTTTTATGCGCAAAAGCTAGCTATTAATCGGAAAGTCAAGATGCTTTCTGCCACTCCCCAGTATAAGGATAATATGGAACTTCTGCAGTCCATACCGGGAGTAGGCTATATCACGGCCATAACCTTTCTCACAGAGATAGAAAACATAAAAAGGTTCAAAAGCCTGGACAGGCTATGCAGTTTTATAGGTTTGGTACCGTCTACAAATTCCTCGGGAGAAAACGAAAGAATAGGAGAAATCACTCCCAGGGGCCACCGTATTCTCAGGGATATACTGGTAGAAGCCTCCTGGAAGGCAATAGGAAAAGATCCGGCCTTGGGAGCAACATATTCGAAACTCGGCCATAGAATGAAACCCAACAAGGCGATCATACGCATTACCAAAAAAATATTGAGCAGGATGAGATTCGTCCTGAATAACCAAACCCGATATGAACTGGGATATAAATAA
- a CDS encoding type II toxin-antitoxin system RelE/ParE family toxin produces MSRTVVTSDIAKEKLEDLFEYLIKKWSYKVKSEFVQKLDRNIEIIKEQPEIFPESTKEKGLRRCVITKQTTLFYSFNEEKINIVTIFDTRKDPEKLKRDL; encoded by the coding sequence ATGAGTAGAACTGTAGTTACATCAGATATTGCGAAAGAAAAACTAGAAGACCTATTTGAATATTTGATTAAAAAATGGTCTTACAAAGTAAAATCTGAGTTCGTTCAAAAATTAGATAGAAATATTGAAATCATAAAAGAGCAACCAGAAATATTCCCGGAATCCACAAAAGAAAAGGGGTTAAGAAGATGTGTAATAACAAAACAGACAACTCTATTTTATAGTTTCAACGAAGAAAAAATAAATATTGTTACAATATTTGACACCAGAAAAGATCCCGAAAAATTAAAGAGAGATTTGTAA
- a CDS encoding Fic/DOC family protein — MSNSYKYIDSNYTYIDPKSGILKNLVDITDADDLLFFESVTVTKRISELHIKPIKIIGIESLFSIHKQLFQDIYAWAGKERTVEINKDGKQFFPTSNFENAFRFIDELILDFKKTEKNDKNQIAENLSQILDNINYLHPFRDGNGRAQREFIRMLALEKGIDLNLNPPDNKDVYEKYMQGTVNSDTKILKELILSLID, encoded by the coding sequence ATGTCTAATTCTTACAAGTACATTGATTCTAACTATACTTACATTGACCCTAAATCTGGAATATTAAAAAATTTAGTTGATATTACTGACGCTGATGACTTACTTTTCTTCGAAAGTGTTACGGTAACAAAACGAATAAGTGAACTACATATTAAACCCATCAAAATAATTGGAATTGAAAGTCTTTTCTCAATACACAAGCAATTATTTCAAGACATTTATGCTTGGGCTGGTAAAGAAAGAACTGTAGAGATAAATAAAGATGGAAAACAATTTTTTCCAACGTCAAACTTCGAAAACGCATTTCGTTTTATTGATGAATTAATATTGGATTTTAAGAAGACAGAAAAGAATGACAAAAATCAAATAGCCGAAAACCTATCTCAAATTCTAGACAATATTAATTATTTACATCCTTTTAGAGACGGAAATGGGAGAGCACAAAGGGAATTTATTCGAATGTTAGCTTTAGAAAAAGGAATAGACTTGAACTTAAATCCACCTGACAATAAAGACGTTTATGAAAAATATATGCAAGGCACAGTAAATAGCGACACTAAAATATTGAAAGAATTAATCTTAAGCCTAATTGACTAG
- a CDS encoding IS110 family transposase produces MQTQSTQFDFTGQKIYVGIDTHLKSWNVTVMMDPYYQKTFSQNANAQTLFNHLHENYPGGSYFSAYEAGFAGFMPHYRLMGLGIESIVVNPADIPTTGKEKVQKNDSRDSKKIARSLKNGELTPIYVPSLQTLADRSLVRLRKTIARDLAKTKTQIKSFLHCNGIDIPDDLSKENWTRKFIKWLIEIEIGPFRETLEGHLAKYHYFYAQKLAINRKVKMLSATPQYKDNMELLQSIPGVGYITAITFLTEIENIKRFKSLDRLCSFIGLVPSTNSSGENERIGEITPRGHRILRDILVEASWKAIGKDPALGATYSKLGHRMKPNKAIIRITKKILSRMRFVLNNQTRYELGYK; encoded by the coding sequence ATGCAGACACAAAGTACACAATTCGACTTCACCGGCCAAAAAATTTATGTAGGCATCGACACGCACCTTAAGAGCTGGAATGTAACGGTTATGATGGATCCTTATTACCAGAAAACCTTTTCACAGAATGCCAATGCCCAGACCCTCTTCAACCATCTACATGAGAATTATCCCGGAGGTAGTTACTTTAGTGCTTATGAAGCTGGCTTTGCGGGTTTTATGCCTCATTACCGTTTAATGGGCCTGGGTATTGAATCTATTGTGGTGAACCCTGCAGATATTCCCACGACCGGAAAAGAAAAGGTTCAGAAGAATGATTCGAGGGATAGTAAAAAAATCGCCCGTTCGCTAAAGAACGGTGAATTGACCCCAATTTATGTTCCCTCGCTCCAGACCCTGGCGGATAGGAGCCTTGTTCGCTTGAGAAAAACGATTGCCAGGGACCTGGCAAAAACAAAGACGCAGATCAAATCTTTCCTTCATTGCAACGGGATCGATATCCCAGATGATTTGAGCAAAGAAAACTGGACCAGGAAATTCATCAAATGGCTTATAGAAATAGAGATCGGACCCTTCAGGGAAACCCTGGAGGGTCATTTAGCTAAGTACCATTATTTTTATGCGCAAAAGCTAGCTATTAATCGGAAAGTCAAGATGCTTTCTGCCACTCCCCAGTATAAGGATAATATGGAACTTCTGCAGTCCATACCGGGAGTAGGCTATATCACGGCCATAACCTTTCTCACAGAGATAGAAAACATAAAAAGGTTCAAAAGCCTGGACAGGCTATGCAGTTTTATAGGTTTGGTACCGTCTACAAATTCCTCGGGAGAAAACGAAAGAATAGGAGAAATCACTCCCAGGGGCCACCGTATTCTCAGGGATATACTGGTAGAAGCCTCCTGGAAGGCAATAGGAAAAGATCCGGCCTTGGGAGCAACATATTCGAAACTCGGCCATAGAATGAAACCCAACAAGGCGATCATACGCATTACCAAAAAAATATTGAGCAGGATGAGATTCGTCCTGAATAACCAAACCCGATATGAACTGGGATATAAATAA
- a CDS encoding antitoxin VbhA family protein, with product MYNKIDIDRNKLTIMGVKFSDLKTLENTANAIGSNMFEGFKPTHKNIKIIRDYMIGKLSLNDLLIFAKEKTYV from the coding sequence ATGTATAACAAAATAGATATAGACCGAAATAAACTTACTATTATGGGAGTAAAATTTTCTGATTTAAAAACATTGGAAAATACAGCAAATGCTATTGGAAGCAATATGTTTGAAGGTTTCAAACCTACTCATAAAAATATCAAAATTATAAGAGATTATATGATAGGTAAGCTATCATTAAACGATTTACTAATATTCGCCAAGGAAAAGACCTATGTCTAA